The Xiphophorus hellerii strain 12219 chromosome 3, Xiphophorus_hellerii-4.1, whole genome shotgun sequence genome segment GATGCGAGCCTGAAGAGCTGGGAGAGTtgaggtggagaaggggtggaggtGGGTTGAGCGCGGCTGGAAAGCAGAAGATGCCATGAGCTTtggttaaatataaaacaggctttaatgcagaaaatgatcaaatgttacacATCATCCGAATGGATCAGATACAGAGTGACATTCACTGTGCAGCGCTGGGCTCCACTCAGCTCAGCTTAGGGGTGACACCAAGTGAAGCAAAGATTGTAGCGAGTTCTGCTTTATTTCCTCCTCATCCTGCTCCCTCTCTAAGGTCTTAGCCTgcctttgtttatgtttttgtgtgacTTTTGTCAGTCTTAAATGTTATGGTTATGTCAACGTGCAGCCATGTGCGTGTGagcaaataaaacagagaaaagacaaaaagtccTTTTGTCCATAACAGAGTGTTCCTTATGAATTTCTTGTAACATTTCTTGTctataaaatcacaagattCATAGTTTCTTTTACTAAGGCCTTTTAGTTCCATTACACGAAATGAAAAACAGTGCAAGACATTGAGTACCAGTACAAAatagagtattttttttcactgtaacAATGTAACACACAAGTCAGTGCATATCCTCATGTCCACAGAGTTTTTCCACACCATAACAAGCAGAGAGGCATATTCACTAATTTCCTTATGATACTCTTCATCTCCATCTCAGACAAGACCTCCCACAACTAATAATGTGCTGGTGGTATGCATCGATAAGGCAAGCGAAATGGCTGGTCATCAGTCAAGTGAATAGGATTGACAAAATTCCTAGCTTCACCACAATCCAGTTTTCCCCTGGAGAACACATCCTGGAAATCCTGGAGAAACTACAAGTTTCTCACCTTCTCTCTTTAAGGGCTAGCAGAACAAAATGTCATCAAACAGTTTGTAATTCCCTTTGTTAGCCTCTATCTAAGCTACGCCCTAAACAGAGCGTTCCCTTATTTCCTTTAGCCTTAGCTTTCAGGATGTTTCCTAACATGTAATTTCCTTTAGCTTTTGCGAGGATGTGATCTATGTGAATGAATATATGTGTAATCAAGCATGTAAatagctaaaagagatagaagaaaacagaattatttattctcaacaagGGTCATTTTCACTCCTCATCAATACACAAAATGATTCTACTTTCAGGAGCAAAGGCAGATGTGAATTTTTGTACATTGCAAATAAAAcgtttttctcaaaaaatatcaaactgaaaACCAGGAAGAGTTGCTCTGTCTCCAGGaagtcagttttatttcatcaagTTTACAATCAAGTTTTCACTTGAGCAAAACTCACTGCAAGCTTGTGCActgcaaaagcagaaaacttactgattattttgtctagtttctaatgtaaATCTCTCAGTTCACTCTagataaggcaaaactaacttataaataGCTTTGCAGCCAAATATAGGatctgcttgttttaaatcaattccttaaaattcatgaaaagttattgtttcattggctgattaTTTAAGTTATAAGAGGGGAAATGTTTAtatattagtgaaataatctgtcaatggagCAAGAACTATTTTCAGGTTTCTTGAGTGTCTGTCCTGTGATTGGACAGATCAGTGTCTGTCCTGTGATTGGTGGCTTAATTTCCAGCAGGACATTGTGAACAAAGTTTAACAGCTGCTGCATTAATGCAGACATTCACAGGAAGCTGGACCAGCAATGGCTCTGCTGAAGgttttgctgctgctggggctggGTGAGTCAGAAACACTGGGGAAACTGGTCACACTGGACACACTTCCACTGGATCCAGGgaggctgctgctctctgtgacTCTCAAACTTCCCTCTGATTCAGTTTCAGACTGAAACTTCTTTGCATATGAACTGTGATGGTTTTTCATCTGTAACTGTTTATCCTTTTTCTGTTCCAGCAGCCGTGTTTGCACCTGGTTTCTGAGTAAAgacctcctttttcttcttcaggtgtttcagtgaactcagatgtttctctgcagaagagAATCCTTGGAGGTCATAACTGTGCTGACACAGAGCGTCTTTATCATGTTCGGCTGGAGGGCTCCAATGGTACTCAGACGAGCCTGTGTGGAGGATCTCTGATCCACCCTCAGTGGATCCTGACTACAGATACCTGCTGGAAGTCGGAGACAGGGTGGTAGGAAAGAGGCATTAACacagttttatctgcagatgatcaggttttctgtgtgttcatTATAATCTAACCTTTTCTGCAGGATTAATATAGCAAAGATAGATGTTCATCAAGGGCCTAGTAGATGGAGGGCTTTCATACTCCGTAAAGATCCTGTGGTTTATAATCCTGAAGGCTGGAGTCATGACATCATGTTGCTGAAGATTAGGAAAGTAGCAAATGCCCCACTTGCTCCGCTACCAGACTGCAGTTATCGTCTTAAAATGTAAGTCTTTCTCTGATCAACAACATGActtcagattttctgtctccagtcctgctgcctctgcttcaGCAAACCTGAGTCAGGTAATCAGgccaccagcagaaccagaatccATTTAGCTCAGGTATGTTGGACCAGAGACACATTTAACGGACGCAGTACAACGTCACTGGGGACTGGAGGTGGACACTCCTGTGTCAGTGGATAAAGTCCttcatggatttattttctgttctttcattgTTCTTTGTaacaattaattttctacattgttatcttgtatttttacattttattctaattGTGTTTCAGTGGTGACACTGTTCAGCTGGCAGGAGAGGGAGCAACGACAACCGGCCCCAATAATCTGCAAAGTGAGAGAAAGTGTGaagttatgagaataaaatctttgtttctgtctctaCAGAGAAGGTCGagtgaagaacatttttatgattCTCATGTTTCTCTACAGTATTCAGTGTTGCTCCTGCAAAACATCTTCAGTGTGTCGACATGCCAGTTGTTGAGGCTTCTCATTTCCTGCCAACATATGGGCATGTATTCTCTGCTAAAGCACAGAACAAGGATGTGTGTTATGTAagtttatttcttcaatatcTCTCTACAGTGATTTgactacttttctgttttacaacataaataaatatatgatttttCTACAGGGTGACGCTGGTTCAGCAGCGGTGTTCAACGGCAAGATTTATGGTGTGATTTCTCCAGGTGTACCACACCGTGCTTGCGAGAGCGCAGCTTCAATCGTAGATGTGTGTGAATACATGGACTGGATAAGAGCAAGAACTGgccttaaataaaacataaactgtcaTGAAATATAATTCTCATCAAATTTCCTCtcaaatataatttctttattgTATCTTGATCAGTTTGATCCACATGTTTGTAGAATTAGGATAAAtcaatagttttgttttttctcatctaACCTTGATCTCCCTAATGGATCTTTCTCTgtctcagaaatgaaaaatgaatcaataaatgcatgaaaaataaacatttcctggCTGACCATCTTTACATTCATGGTTCAGTTGATATTTTCCCTGAACCAAGTCTGAAAATGTGACCTGAGTTTTAAATCACAAGAAGAGGAACACaagaagtaatttatttattcagtttttgttttatatcagaAATGAACATGCAGCATCtaaactctgcagctctggagTTACTATTCCTGATTTACTTCTAGAGAACTTTAAACTCCAACAAGACCAAAGAGCTGTGCACAACAAAGCAAAGTATGCAACAATGTATTCTGGTAATTTTTGAACACATTTCTAATAACTTAAACTTTAGAAACATTAAATGTACAAACACtcaaaccttttctgtttttggagaaGATCAGaggaagctaaacatttagctttgaGCTCATTAGtttgcaagctaaatattatttGCTAGATAAATAATTAGTCAACTTAATATTTAGTAGTTGCtaacaaagtattttaatgGCATGCAATAAATGCTTAACTAGTTTTCAAAATCTGTCattatttttgcctttattaattgtttttggaAACGTTTGTGTGTCTGATCAGTTTCTCTCAGCATTCCCTGATGTTATTGTCGTTGCGTCAGAACTTTTCATTATGATGACACGTTCACTGATATGAAGATCCGCTTTACAGGAACGAGCCATTCATTCTGAATTAGTTCTGAATCACTTTTGCAGGTTTGCTAGATTTCTGATTTGTAGaaattgttttaagaaatgcttCATTGGTTTGCAAATGTGAAGAAAGAACCAAAGACTGAGCGGATAACCATAAATCCTTAAAGTCCgaagaactttttcacattaactTGCAGATTGTTGTAGTTTACAGACTGAAAAAATCGgctaaaaatctaatatttttggTCTTTACATGAGTCTTCAGAGTCCcgattgtaaaaataaaactctgagaAGTAATGCTAAACTTTAACAACAGAGACACACGTACGCAGGCATGCAGGTAATCTGGAGATcggatcattttgtttttaaacagaccGCGGCGGAGACCGTCTCTAGCAGCCATGATTAAGAGAGCTAACGGAGCTAACAggcaaacaacagaaaacacgTCAGTCATTTCATATGTTGGCGACATGTTAGTATAGTAGTATTTTAAGACGGGACTTCTCATGTGCGGCGAAAATGCACAAATGAATTGTTCCTCATTGACAGCAGTGTATTTACTGCCTGTGTCTCGGTGCAGCGTGATGTGGGAGCAGAGGCCTGCAGATACTTAGTGACCATTAGCTATACCTTAACCACTCGGCAAAAGCTGAACTATCCCCTTTACAGTCTATGTGTTGCCTAAACAGTCGCCCGTTCAATATATTAGAAAAAGCTGGCGTTGACTAGTTTCTAACCTTAAAACCAGCGGTCAGACACAGTCATGCATGCTGGCTAATGTTGTAAAAAGCACACCGCGAACATTTCATTGCAACTTACCTGCAGTTGCCATGGTGGCGCCAGGGACAGATTCAAACTTTGATTTCGAGTAATGGCATGTTACACAGATGCACATCGAATATAAGTGAAGTGTAACATCTCATCAtttcaaatattacaatttGCCTTCGCGCTATTATTCACAGCACCCCTATGTAAATAGCTTACCTTCAGCTCCCGGTTCGATGGCAGAAACGATGCAGAGTTCCCAGTCCGTTCAAAAACGCGATCTGACGCATGCGCAACTTTGGAGCACCGTACTTAAGATTCGGGgtatattttactgtattttcctATGTAATGGTGTTCAATGTGAACAAATGGGTAGCATGTGTATAATTTATCCATTATTTTATAATTCCTTGGCTGActgaaaaaactaattaaattttATATGATTTGTGTAGATCATATTTACCACTctccaaaatcacttttttgaGTGCAGATGCAAATTTAGgtctaaatgacagaaaaaatggGAAACAATCTTAATTTTacaggttttaaataaaaggttttacaaatacgtgtgagaaaatgtgagaatgtgtgtgtgggggtgtgcgtgtgtgtgtgtgtgtgttgtgccAACTGTTTATCTGTTCCAGGGAGCGGACCAACGCTCCTCCTAACGCGCAGTCCTCCTGCTCGAATTATCGGACAGCTTCTGCTCTCCAGGACTAAATCGATTCAAACCAACTGAAACAGACGCAGGAGACAAACATCGTGGGGGAGAAAACACGGCGCAGTTCGTGACTTTATAGATCCAAACACGGAGCTCGCGCTGATCGGTGGTAAAGTCACGCGGTGACAGAATGACGAAGCTGCGTTTTCTCATCAGACTTTTTCTCTACGCCGTATTTTCACTACCAAACGCAATGCAGGCTCCAACAGGTAGGTTCTCACTTCttctctgtaaaaacacaaaatcttatcaagtgattttctgtttagtttacAGTGCAAATAAGACAACACTagcttacaaataacttttcagcaaaaccaAGGaacttgttttgagtcaataatgcCTTAATATTGGTGGGGAAAATTGCTAGTTCTTTCGGcagattatttgacttataacaaaacatttttccatgtcaTAAGTCAAATAATTTGCCAATTAGTAATTACTGATTCTAAACAAActtatatcttactgaaaagttacttgtgagctgctttgtcttattttagtgtttaaagtGTAGTTTTCTGAATGCCTCCATATTTAACAGAGTACTAAACTTAGCAGCTGATTTAAAATCTAtacttatatttaaataatatgtatttatttagcatttcaTTACACCTTAATCCCTCCCATCGTCAATCTATGATGAAGCCAATTATTTTGGTCCTCCTTCACTGTCAGAAAGCCTTCAGGAAGTAGTCTCTCAGACTTCCTGTTGCTGGTTCAATGTAAAACATTGGACctgctttttgtgtttactttcttctgctctttaagtcaaataaattcagcgagttttagattttgaacctaaatgtgtgagtatgtgaaagataaacttacagcagtaagttgtgttaactttttattaaagttaaataaactggagtttttaggttagcacttaataatttgaaagaagaaaaaggcagGAGTGGGAaatatttcccagaatgcttagcggcatgtttcTGTATCctgttacattgatctgactcttgtgttttattaagacaaatgtttattttaatgtcctgttcacactaaatgttcctgaactgaatttattgtgatgtttaacaaaattcactatcagatcagaaattttgttgatgcaatttgaaacaagaattaaaatgattctaaagtaaaataagttgttATCTTAACTTCATAATGTGAATGAAAATAACTAGGTGAGAGCAGTTTATTCTTGCACattgtgaattattttgtttaatttccagtaattaacatttatttgttgtttctgttttgtttatttattcaattgTGTATAGAATTCAGTTAAGTTAAACCAACTTAACTTATTAAGTTATTAAGTTGGTTTAACATGACCCATTTACGTCAGTCTtacaaaatcatttattttgtctaagtttttttttctttttgcaaagaaGCAAGTTAATTTCAGCTGTATTGTTTGGAGGATCAGTCACAAAACAACTTTTACCTGCAAATGTTCCTCTTTTTATATGAGCTAGGAATATTCACACATAGCTATTGTAGTTAAGCCCCATTAGAGAAGACAATATCATATTTTgtctgtaatgttttatttctcagtgCATTAAAATTTCCCCATATGTAACTTTACAGCTCAATATTTGGGCTGTCAGAATCTTTCCATAAATACTTTATCATATGTTCTGGCAGTCGTAGATCTCCAGTGTTTACAGGGAGTCTCTGGCTGTCGTTGCAGTGCTCCCACCGGAGTGTTTGCCTGGCGGCCACATGGTTCTCCAGAACCCCCACCGCAGCACCACCTTCAGCTCCAGCAGCCTGCAGCAGTCAGAACCGCAGGACATCATCTGCGACCACTCACTCACTCCAGGCTGGTAccagtttcagatttttgacaAGCGTGCCAGAATGCCCACACAGTGTGTGGaggtaaatgttttttgggtttttttgggggggggcgATGTTTAGGAAGGAATTATATTGTGTGTGTTGACACTTGGATGTTGGAAGTGAGAGACCGGAGTATtgaacagagcgactgaaattgttttccaaagttgtgtttgccagtttattcatggcttctacttgttGGAGTCGAGGTCATTTATCTGTGAACGTAACTCACCTGGAAGGAGCTCACAGACGACGGGATTTACAGAAGTTGGAAATAGAAACCGACCCATACTTCCTCCCCCACGAGGTGTTCATCAAATTACAGACTTCACCTGATTTCACACCACGATTTatgtcactatgtcataaacagTATTTCCCTTTAACCGGAGcagcattaaaaacataccAAAGACGAGACgctaaccagttttttccatacatgctaAGCTACTTGACGGTGCAGcactgtctccatggttactaacggttaccttctccataatgcgATATTTGATATCTCtctaataataattataaagtatAATTATGAACGTTAGTCTTTGTACTTTGTAAAAAGTCTTTGCTGCAAATCCTGGGTTATACTGAAGGCTGCCACTCATTATGACTGACGGCTAGAAACCCAAATGGGAGcacaaaaatgttagaaatgtgaattttgtataaTAGTTTCCCTTTAATCAAGTGGGAGTCTCTTCATGTTCCTTGAGTTTTGTTAAACATACATAAGACAATTTGTtcaattttgttaaatatacaTTAAATGTAGCTTTTCAACCTgcatttaaatagttttcaatGTACATTACCCACAGAAGTGTGAAACTTACTcttgaaaaattataaaaaatattaaatattgctGCTATTGTTTTTATACACAGGAAATGAACCCATTAGTAAGTTGATTTATAACCAGCAAGCTAGCATGTTGCTTAAAATGTACGCTCTGTAGCTGCATTGTAAAGATGTATTTCTTCACACCTGTGTGATCCAGGTGAACCACTGTGGGACCCAGGCTCCGGTGTGGTTGTCTCTGGGAGACGGTGAGACACTCCCGGGGTCGCTGGAGGTCAAGCAGCTGACAGCCTGCGCTGCCTGGAAGATCTTTCAGAGCGGAAGCAAAGACTGCTGCATGTTCCGCGTCCCGGTCACCGTCCGGAGCTGTGGAGATTTCTATGTGTACCTGCTGCAGCCCACACCGGGATGCATGGGCTACTGTGCACAAGGTAAAGACATACAGGAAGtagattctgtgttttctctcttttttttaaagttgttttatatattatttgcttatttaagGTTGTAGAAATTGTCAAAATTTGAATCTCTGTCAGTTTCTGAATGAGAGGAAGCCTggttcactgtaaaacatttaagccGCATTTAGTTGTTTCTACTATCTTTTActatttaagtcaaataaatttagtgaGTTTTAGATTCTGAACCTAAATGTGAGAGTTTGTGAGAGATAAACTCACAGCAATAAGTTGTTAACTTTATGTTACAGTTGAgtaaactagagtttttaggttaaaaaaaatgaaaaagaaaaagacaggagtgggaactatttcccaaaATGCTTtgcggcatgtttttgtacacTGAGATTTAAGTGCGTtacattgatttgttttaaggcaaatgtttattttaatgttttgttcacactaaatgtttctgagctgatttcattgtgatgtttaataaaatctaTGCAATTTGAagcaagattttaaattattctaaagtaaaataaatagttatttaaACCTGATTTTGTGagtaaaataacagagaaatgtttgCTCTTTAACCAGGTGagttgcattttcaaggcagcgggtggactttcattttcaagttaaaccaccttccaatgttttacagtgttgtaGATCTTACAAAGGCGACTTTTACGTCTCACtattaaaatctgaaagagCTTAAGTCTGCAGAGCTTCATATTTGGTTTAAGgaacatttttataaacatgtttgttaaatgtaaacaaacgtTTAACTTCTAGTTATGTCAGTTCTCTCATCACAGCGGAAACACTTAAATTCTGTCCGTTGTTCATAGATCTCAAtgtggaaaattatatttttacatatttgtcctTAGAAATTTAAAGAGCAGGAAGTGATGCTTCAATAAAGCCCCTCGAATGAGGTAGAGggtataaatattaataaatcatttgCACAGGCTTCTATATCTTCCTGAATACTCCATGTAttgtagttttgtcttatttcaaatgaactAATATATGTGCTCTAaaaactacactgtaaaaaaaaacatttctaatttacgATAAAATATGGGCacctgtggttgccagaattttactgtatttgtaCAGTAAAATTATGGCAACATATCTCCAAAGTCTGAGACATGTATCCaagtttttagatgtgcattatcaaacactgaaaaaaattacagttgGATCCGACTTTGGGTACTTGGATACAAATATGATACATAGTTGGATCCAAAGTACAACTAATGTATCCATAGTTGGATACTATTTATTCAACTATGAATACATAGTTGAATAACTAATGAATGGATACTAATAGTATCCATCCAACTAATGAATGGATACTAATAGTATCCATTCATTAGTTGGATACTAATGGATCCAACTATGTATCCAACTATACATAGATGGATACATAGTTGGATCCAACTGTACAGTTACTGATTACTGTACTGTACTCATTAACTGTACAGTTTGTACTGTTACTCCCtgtaattttcttgtttctctctGTTCCCAGCTGAGCCACCTCCCGCTCCCTCTGTGCCTGTGATTGTCTCAGAGGTGAAAGGTCACACCGTGTACCTGAGGTGCAGCTTtgacagcagctccagcagctctgTGGGGTTTGTGGTGGCCTGGTTGCGCCTCTCACCTGAGGGCAGGAAGGAGGAGCTCAGGAAGGAGACCACCATCCACACCTCCGCCCTCATTGAGCTGGACGGATTCAACCTCCGACTGGGGGACAGGGTGAGACTCTGGGCTGCTTTTCCTCCATCTTCATCACCTATGGCTGAAATAGTTCACCAAATATTCCTTAGTAAGTGGAACCTATTTTGGCACTACTGGTGAATTTATCTTCCTTATCTTCTCTTGTTGGGTGTCCAGCTAATCAGCGCCAAAAAAACACGAATGGTGCTAATATGATTAAGATGcttaagaaaatacattttactaaAATGACTGTGTATCTGCCTGTTTGTTAGATTTACTGCTCCAGCTCCAGTTTCTTGTTGGAATCACCAGATATTCAAAGCACTCCCGTGGAAAGTCAGGAGTTTTTTGCAGGAATAAAGGTATATGTCTCTTATTACGTATGTTCATATATAAAATGATGAATCTGAATGCATGGTATATTTTATCTACATAATTTATTAACCTCATTTAGTCatctttctaaaataatggcccaagtcaatttttgctaaaatcacttttggcaaaaaaaaataacttacacCGTTATTTTACAAAGGT includes the following:
- the LOC116717935 gene encoding trypsin I-P1-like — translated: MALLKVLLLLGLGVSVNSDVSLQKRILGGHNCADTERLYHVRLEGSNGTQTSLCGGSLIHPQWILTTDTCWKSETGWINIAKIDVHQGPSRWRAFILRKDPVVYNPEGWSHDIMLLKIRKVANAPLAPLPDCSYRLKIGDTVQLAGEGATTTGPNNLQIFSVAPAKHLQCVDMPVVEASHFLPTYGHVFSAKAQNKDVCYGDAGSAAVFNGKIYGVISPGVPHRACESAASIVDVCEYMDWIRARTGLK